The following coding sequences lie in one Arachis ipaensis cultivar K30076 chromosome B03, Araip1.1, whole genome shotgun sequence genomic window:
- the LOC107634758 gene encoding uncharacterized protein LOC107634758, producing the protein MEMGNRGSSCNRKKKEVFKVLLVDDGRVEAYRKAMRAGELMVEYPGHFVCDSGYLKVGHRIQGLLAHQELQGRKFYFLLPMDLLYSVLTHDELSSFNYKASRSRPTLNNFANTIFSHFFVCMCPPQPEKLRSLADAGAETDETYSKLRSWRPALETINESPSRA; encoded by the coding sequence ATGGAAATGGGAAATAGGGGTAGTTCATGCAATCGGAAGAAGAAAGAGGTGTTTAAGGTGCTATTGGTGGATGATGGGAGGGTGGAGGCGTACAGAAAAGCAATGAGAGCAGGAGAGCTGATGGTTGAATACCCAGGGCACTTTGTGTGTGATTCCGGTTACCTGAAAGTAGGGCACCGCATCCAAGGCCTGCTAGCCCACCAAGAGCTTCAGGGCCGAAAATTCTACTTCCTTCTGCCAATGGACCTCCTATACTCCGTCCTCACCCACGACGAGTTGAGCTCCTTCAATTACAAGGCATCCCGATCCAGGCCAACCCTCAACAATTTTGCTAATACGATATTTAGCCACTTTTTTGTATGCATGTGTCCTCCACAGCCCGAGAAATTGCGATCACTTGCTGATGCTGGTGCTGAGACTGATGAAACGTACTCGAAGCTGAGATCTTGGAGGCCCGCACTGGAGACCATTAACGAAAGTCCATCAAGAGCTTAG